One window of the Nicotiana tabacum cultivar K326 chromosome 4, ASM71507v2, whole genome shotgun sequence genome contains the following:
- the LOC107803645 gene encoding pre-mRNA-processing protein 40A isoform X5: MSLQQFQPMLPPQQAQPYVSGPSQQFQPLGHTNVAMPPQPSQIQFPQPMQQVAGRPVVGGHIMPQGPPTPHDFQRNRPVTPVQAPLQPNLPMSNNHMPGAGGPSLPLSSSYNQVNADSSSSHYQMQIHDHSFPSGGQPWMSTSNHNVNSVTNMQKTGELAAHLAVPEAVYGVDSVETALSDWIEHASRKGKKYYYNRRTRISSWEKPLELMTDMERADASTDWREFTSPQGKKYYYNKVTRKSKWKMPDEVKLARQGMKVDLVKGLGKERDSISHASDFGSISGVKTSSPSANGSLVSAQGAMSSPIAVAPVSNLPTIVASESSSLSGNISSLTIGAVEMQNSLEPASPAVATSEKNGTAVTLENSVATPVTSSEFPSAQDSIVYEDGVSLENTEEVKKDATISETGSVTPSEEKTVEPGPLVYESKAEAKSAFKILLESANIGSDWTWDQAMRAIINDRRYGALKSLGERKQAFNEYLSHKKKLEAEERRVKQKKAREDFRIMLEECKELAPSTRWSKAISIFEHDERFKAVERAKDREDLFEDYMEKLEKKERARALEEQKRNRVEYLEFLKSCDFIKASSQWRKVQDRLEDDERCSCLEKIDRLEIFQEYIRDLEREEEEHRKLRMDELRKAERKNRDEFRKLMEEHLAAGILNAKTNWRDYCIKVKDLPAYQAVSSNTSGPTAKDLFQDVFDELEKQYLDDKSRIRDAVRMAEIGLTSTWTLEDFKVAIAKDISSPPISDTNLKFVFEELLERAREREEKEAKRRKRLADEFYELLHTSKEITASSKWEDCKSIFGDRIMGEESFLLEIFDKFSSELKEKAKEKERKRQEDKARKEKERKDREKKKEKHRRDKDRGDKSRKERERTKKDGTDSDKADTYSFEEIKRLGSDRDKKHRKRHMSSFDDNENEKDHSRNSYRHDNDHKKSKQVDQHVWSSEVNSEGQHKKQKRDHRSGSHRDGDSEDHKDGEFGEDGEVR; this comes from the exons ATGTCGCTGCAG CAGTTCCAGCCTATGCTTCCACCCCAGCAGGCACAACCATATGTTTCCGGGCCATCTCAACAGTTTCAGCCACTTGGACATACAAATGTTGCAATGCCTCCTCAACCTTCACAAATCCAATTTCCTCAACCAATGCAACAGGTTGCTGGTAGACCTGTAGTAGGAGGACATATCATGCCTCAAGGACCACCTACTCCCCATGATTTTCAGCGAAATAGGCCTGTCACTCCTGTTCAAGCACCACTTCAGCCAAATCTTCCAATGTCAAATAACCACATGCCTGGTGCAGGTGGCCCAAGTTTGCCATTATCTTCTTCATATAAT CAGGTAAATGCAGATTCTTCCAGCTCCCATTATCAGATGCAGATACATGATCATAGTTTTCCGTCAGGGGGACAACCCTGGATGTCAACAAGTAATCATAATGTGAACTCTGTGACAAATATGCAGAAGACTGGGGAACTAGCAGCCCACTTGGCTGTTCCA GAAGCTGTTTACGGGGTTGACTCTGTTGAGACTGCTCTGTCAGATTGGATTGAGCATGCTTCTCGAAAGGGGAAGAA ATATTATTATAATCGAAGGACAAGAATCTCTAGCTGGGAGAAACCTCTAGAGCTGATGACAGATATGGAG AGGGCGGATGCATCAACTGACTGGAGAGAATTTACAAGTCCTCAGGGAAAAAA GTATTACTACAACAAGGTTACTAGAAAGTCAAAATGGAAAATGCCTGATGAAGTCAAG TTGGCTCGTCAGGGTATGAAAGTGGATTTAGTCAAGGGATTGGGAAAAGAAAGGGACAGTATTTCACACGCTTCTGATTTTGGATCCATTTCTGGTGTGAAAACATCATCCCCCAGTGCAAATGGTTCACTAGTCTCAGCACAAGGAGCTATGTCAAGCCCAATTGCTGTGGCACCAGTTTCTAACTTACCAACTATTGTGGCTTCAGAATCATCAAGTTTATCTGGTAATATTTCTTCCCTGACGATTGGTGCAGTCGAAATGCAGAATTCTTTGGAACCTGCCTCGCCAGCTGTTGCTACTTCAGAGAAAAATGGAACAGCAGTAACCTTGGAAAATTCTGTTGCAACACCAGT GACTAGTTCTGAGTTTCCTTCAGCTCAGGACTCAATAGTGTATGAAGATGGAGTTTCTCTGGAAAATACGGAG GAAGTTAAGAAAGATGCTACGATATCTGAAACAGGCAGTGTTACTCCATCAGAAGAGAAAACAGTTGAGCCGGGACCATTAGTTTATGAGAGCAAAGCG GAGGCAAAGAGTGCATTCAAAATTCTTCTAGAGTCTGCAAATATTGGGTCTGACTGGACGTGGGATCAG GCAATGAGAGCAATAATCAATGACCGGAGATATGGTGCTCTAAAATCTCTTGGTGAGCGGAAGCAAGCTTTTAATGAG TATCTGAGCCATAAGAAAAAACTGGAAGCTGAAGAGAGACGTGTTAAACAGAAGAAAGCTCGGGAAGATTTCAGGATAATGTTAGAA GAGTGCAAGGAGCTGGCACCATCTACAAGATGGAG TAAGGCAATCTCCATATTCGAACATGATGAACGTTTTAAAGCTGTTGAACGAGCAAAAGATCGTGAGGACCTTTTTGAAGATTATATGGAGAAACTTGAGAAAAAG GAGCGTGCAAGGGCATTGGAGGAGCAGAAGCGCAACAGAGTGGagtatttagaatttttaaaatcCTGTGACTTTATTAAG GCCAGCAGCCAGTGGCGGAAAGTTCAGGACcgcttagaagatgatgaaagatGCTCTTGCCTTGAGAAAATTGACCGTTTGGAGATTTTCCAG GAATATATACGTGATTTAGAGAGGGAAGAGGAGGAGCACAGGAAACTGCGGATG GATGAATTGAGGAAAGCAGAACGTAAAAATCGTGATGAGTTCCGAAAACTGATGGAAGAGCATCTTGCTGCGGGAATACTTAATGCAAAAACTAACTGGCGTGATTATTGCATCAAG GTCAAAGATTTACCTGCATATCAGGCTGTCTCATCAAATACCTCAGGGCCAACAGCAAAAGACTTATTTCAAGATGTTTTTGATGAGCTGGAGAAACAG TATCTTGATGACAAGTCACGCATTAGAGATGCAGTTAGGATGGCTGAG ATAGGACTGACATCAACCTGGACGcttgaagattttaaggttgcaATTGCAAAGGATATTAGCTCTCCACCGATATCAGATACCAACTTAAAG TTTGTCTTTGAAGAGTTACTGGAAAGGGCCagggagagagaagaaaaagaagctaAAAGACGTAAACGTCTAGCAGATGAATTCTATGAACTTCTGCATACATCAAAG GAAATTACTGCATCATCAAAATGGGAGGACTGCAAATCCATCTTCGGAGATAG AATAATGGGCGAAGAGAGCTTTCttctggaaatatttgacaaatTCAGTAGTGAActaaaagaaaaggcaaaagagAAGGAGCGGAAGCGGCAAGAGGATAAG GcaagaaaagagaaggaaaggaaagatagagaaaagaagaaggaaaagcaTAGAAGGGATAAAGACAGAGGGGATAAAAGCAGGAAAGAGAGGGAAAGAACCAAGAAAGATGGCACAGACAGCGACAAGGCTGATACATACAGTTTCGAGGAGATCAAAAGATTAGGAAGTGACAGAGATAAGAAACACCGCAAGCGGCATATGAGTTCCTTTGatgacaatgaaaatgagaaAGATCATTCAAGAAATTCTTACAGACATGATAATGATCATAAGAAGTCAAAACAG GTGGACCAGCACGTGTGGAGTTCTGAAGTTAATTCCGAGGGCCAGCATAAGAAACAAAAGCGAGATCATAGGAGTGGTTCTCATAGGGATGGTGACAGTGAGGATCATAAAGATGGGGAATTTGGTGAGGATGGAGAAGTTCGGTAG
- the LOC107803645 gene encoding pre-mRNA-processing protein 40A isoform X4, protein MANNSHFTGMQPPIPPLAGPPGPHQGAIPSMSLQFQPMLPPQQAQPYVSGPSQQFQPLGHTNVAMPPQPSQIQFPQPMQQVAGRPVVGGHIMPQGPPTPHDFQRNRPVTPVQAPLQPNLPMSNNHMPGAGGPSLPLSSSYNVNADSSSSHYQMQIHDHSFPSGGQPWMSTSNHNVNSVTNMQKTGELAAHLAVPEAVYGVDSVETALSDWIEHASRKGKKYYYNRRTRISSWEKPLELMTDMERADASTDWREFTSPQGKKYYYNKVTRKSKWKMPDEVKLARQGMKVDLVKGLGKERDSISHASDFGSISGVKTSSPSANGSLVSAQGAMSSPIAVAPVSNLPTIVASESSSLSGNISSLTIGAVEMQNSLEPASPAVATSEKNGTAVTLENSVATPVTSSEFPSAQDSIVYEDGVSLENTEEVKKDATISETGSVTPSEEKTVEPGPLVYESKAEAKSAFKILLESANIGSDWTWDQAMRAIINDRRYGALKSLGERKQAFNEYLSHKKKLEAEERRVKQKKAREDFRIMLEECKELAPSTRWSKAISIFEHDERFKAVERAKDREDLFEDYMEKLEKKERARALEEQKRNRVEYLEFLKSCDFIKASSQWRKVQDRLEDDERCSCLEKIDRLEIFQEYIRDLEREEEEHRKLRMDELRKAERKNRDEFRKLMEEHLAAGILNAKTNWRDYCIKVKDLPAYQAVSSNTSGPTAKDLFQDVFDELEKQYLDDKSRIRDAVRMAEIGLTSTWTLEDFKVAIAKDISSPPISDTNLKFVFEELLERAREREEKEAKRRKRLADEFYELLHTSKEITASSKWEDCKSIFGDRIMGEESFLLEIFDKFSSELKEKAKEKERKRQEDKARKEKERKDREKKKEKHRRDKDRGDKSRKERERTKKDGTDSDKADTYSFEEIKRLGSDRDKKHRKRHMSSFDDNENEKDHSRNSYRHDNDHKKSKQVDQHVWSSEVNSEGQHKKQKRDHRSGSHRDGDSEDHKDGEFGEDGEVR, encoded by the exons ATGGCTAATAATTCTCACTTCACTGGCATGCAG CCTCCTATACCGCCTTTGGCTGGTCCTCCAGGTCCTCATCAAGGTGCTATTCCATCCATGTCGCTGCAG TTCCAGCCTATGCTTCCACCCCAGCAGGCACAACCATATGTTTCCGGGCCATCTCAACAGTTTCAGCCACTTGGACATACAAATGTTGCAATGCCTCCTCAACCTTCACAAATCCAATTTCCTCAACCAATGCAACAGGTTGCTGGTAGACCTGTAGTAGGAGGACATATCATGCCTCAAGGACCACCTACTCCCCATGATTTTCAGCGAAATAGGCCTGTCACTCCTGTTCAAGCACCACTTCAGCCAAATCTTCCAATGTCAAATAACCACATGCCTGGTGCAGGTGGCCCAAGTTTGCCATTATCTTCTTCATATAAT GTAAATGCAGATTCTTCCAGCTCCCATTATCAGATGCAGATACATGATCATAGTTTTCCGTCAGGGGGACAACCCTGGATGTCAACAAGTAATCATAATGTGAACTCTGTGACAAATATGCAGAAGACTGGGGAACTAGCAGCCCACTTGGCTGTTCCA GAAGCTGTTTACGGGGTTGACTCTGTTGAGACTGCTCTGTCAGATTGGATTGAGCATGCTTCTCGAAAGGGGAAGAA ATATTATTATAATCGAAGGACAAGAATCTCTAGCTGGGAGAAACCTCTAGAGCTGATGACAGATATGGAG AGGGCGGATGCATCAACTGACTGGAGAGAATTTACAAGTCCTCAGGGAAAAAA GTATTACTACAACAAGGTTACTAGAAAGTCAAAATGGAAAATGCCTGATGAAGTCAAG TTGGCTCGTCAGGGTATGAAAGTGGATTTAGTCAAGGGATTGGGAAAAGAAAGGGACAGTATTTCACACGCTTCTGATTTTGGATCCATTTCTGGTGTGAAAACATCATCCCCCAGTGCAAATGGTTCACTAGTCTCAGCACAAGGAGCTATGTCAAGCCCAATTGCTGTGGCACCAGTTTCTAACTTACCAACTATTGTGGCTTCAGAATCATCAAGTTTATCTGGTAATATTTCTTCCCTGACGATTGGTGCAGTCGAAATGCAGAATTCTTTGGAACCTGCCTCGCCAGCTGTTGCTACTTCAGAGAAAAATGGAACAGCAGTAACCTTGGAAAATTCTGTTGCAACACCAGT GACTAGTTCTGAGTTTCCTTCAGCTCAGGACTCAATAGTGTATGAAGATGGAGTTTCTCTGGAAAATACGGAG GAAGTTAAGAAAGATGCTACGATATCTGAAACAGGCAGTGTTACTCCATCAGAAGAGAAAACAGTTGAGCCGGGACCATTAGTTTATGAGAGCAAAGCG GAGGCAAAGAGTGCATTCAAAATTCTTCTAGAGTCTGCAAATATTGGGTCTGACTGGACGTGGGATCAG GCAATGAGAGCAATAATCAATGACCGGAGATATGGTGCTCTAAAATCTCTTGGTGAGCGGAAGCAAGCTTTTAATGAG TATCTGAGCCATAAGAAAAAACTGGAAGCTGAAGAGAGACGTGTTAAACAGAAGAAAGCTCGGGAAGATTTCAGGATAATGTTAGAA GAGTGCAAGGAGCTGGCACCATCTACAAGATGGAG TAAGGCAATCTCCATATTCGAACATGATGAACGTTTTAAAGCTGTTGAACGAGCAAAAGATCGTGAGGACCTTTTTGAAGATTATATGGAGAAACTTGAGAAAAAG GAGCGTGCAAGGGCATTGGAGGAGCAGAAGCGCAACAGAGTGGagtatttagaatttttaaaatcCTGTGACTTTATTAAG GCCAGCAGCCAGTGGCGGAAAGTTCAGGACcgcttagaagatgatgaaagatGCTCTTGCCTTGAGAAAATTGACCGTTTGGAGATTTTCCAG GAATATATACGTGATTTAGAGAGGGAAGAGGAGGAGCACAGGAAACTGCGGATG GATGAATTGAGGAAAGCAGAACGTAAAAATCGTGATGAGTTCCGAAAACTGATGGAAGAGCATCTTGCTGCGGGAATACTTAATGCAAAAACTAACTGGCGTGATTATTGCATCAAG GTCAAAGATTTACCTGCATATCAGGCTGTCTCATCAAATACCTCAGGGCCAACAGCAAAAGACTTATTTCAAGATGTTTTTGATGAGCTGGAGAAACAG TATCTTGATGACAAGTCACGCATTAGAGATGCAGTTAGGATGGCTGAG ATAGGACTGACATCAACCTGGACGcttgaagattttaaggttgcaATTGCAAAGGATATTAGCTCTCCACCGATATCAGATACCAACTTAAAG TTTGTCTTTGAAGAGTTACTGGAAAGGGCCagggagagagaagaaaaagaagctaAAAGACGTAAACGTCTAGCAGATGAATTCTATGAACTTCTGCATACATCAAAG GAAATTACTGCATCATCAAAATGGGAGGACTGCAAATCCATCTTCGGAGATAG AATAATGGGCGAAGAGAGCTTTCttctggaaatatttgacaaatTCAGTAGTGAActaaaagaaaaggcaaaagagAAGGAGCGGAAGCGGCAAGAGGATAAG GcaagaaaagagaaggaaaggaaagatagagaaaagaagaaggaaaagcaTAGAAGGGATAAAGACAGAGGGGATAAAAGCAGGAAAGAGAGGGAAAGAACCAAGAAAGATGGCACAGACAGCGACAAGGCTGATACATACAGTTTCGAGGAGATCAAAAGATTAGGAAGTGACAGAGATAAGAAACACCGCAAGCGGCATATGAGTTCCTTTGatgacaatgaaaatgagaaAGATCATTCAAGAAATTCTTACAGACATGATAATGATCATAAGAAGTCAAAACAG GTGGACCAGCACGTGTGGAGTTCTGAAGTTAATTCCGAGGGCCAGCATAAGAAACAAAAGCGAGATCATAGGAGTGGTTCTCATAGGGATGGTGACAGTGAGGATCATAAAGATGGGGAATTTGGTGAGGATGGAGAAGTTCGGTAG